One window from the genome of Acidihalobacter ferrooxydans encodes:
- a CDS encoding MFS transporter, giving the protein MGGNLPPNAALTVHTLTLMAFLAASSAPTPLYRLYQLQWHFSPALLTLIFGVYALALLATLLVAGRLSDHLGRRPVISYALILEFVAMGIFLAAANPAWLLVARALQGVATGLATAVLAAALVDLHHERGSLTNTLATLGGITLGALGTTALVELAPAPLHLVFVLLMVVFAVHLVLSWATPETSQGRSGALASLRPRIVVPHGARGALLAITPINVAVWALGGFYLSLMPSLVAVITRSNSVWLGGLTVAALTLSGGVAIFLVRRSQPFWVFAIGGVTLTVGMVVILIGVNFRLELALLIGSVIAGVGFGSGFFGAVRSIVHLVKPSERAGLMAAFYVESYLANSLPTIVAGYMARRIDLLTVANLYGGAIILLALAGLGLEFLRLRGVKPTEESAGT; this is encoded by the coding sequence GTGGGCGGAAATCTTCCTCCAAACGCCGCATTGACGGTCCATACGCTGACGCTCATGGCATTCCTCGCCGCGTCGAGCGCTCCAACGCCGCTCTATCGGCTCTATCAGCTGCAATGGCATTTCTCTCCGGCGCTCTTGACGCTTATCTTCGGCGTATACGCACTTGCCCTGCTTGCCACCTTACTCGTCGCCGGGCGCCTCTCGGATCACCTCGGCAGACGTCCTGTCATCAGCTATGCCCTCATCCTGGAATTCGTCGCCATGGGTATATTCCTGGCCGCTGCCAATCCTGCCTGGCTTCTGGTGGCGAGGGCATTGCAAGGCGTGGCTACAGGCTTGGCGACAGCGGTCTTGGCAGCAGCACTCGTCGACCTTCATCATGAGCGCGGCTCGCTGACCAACACGCTGGCGACGCTGGGCGGCATTACCCTTGGCGCACTGGGTACAACGGCGTTGGTGGAACTGGCCCCGGCCCCGTTGCATCTGGTCTTCGTATTGCTAATGGTGGTCTTCGCCGTGCATCTCGTGCTGAGCTGGGCCACGCCGGAAACGTCGCAAGGCCGTTCCGGAGCGCTGGCTTCCTTGCGTCCGCGCATCGTGGTGCCGCACGGCGCGAGGGGAGCGCTGCTGGCGATTACGCCAATCAACGTGGCGGTGTGGGCATTGGGCGGCTTCTATCTGTCGCTCATGCCCTCGCTGGTTGCCGTGATCACGCGATCGAACTCGGTCTGGCTCGGCGGCCTGACCGTCGCCGCACTGACGTTGAGCGGTGGCGTGGCCATTTTTTTGGTACGTCGTAGCCAGCCGTTCTGGGTTTTCGCTATTGGTGGGGTGACGTTAACGGTCGGGATGGTAGTCATCTTAATTGGTGTCAATTTTCGACTGGAGCTTGCCCTGCTCATCGGTTCCGTAATCGCCGGAGTCGGGTTCGGCTCCGGATTTTTCGGTGCGGTGCGAAGCATCGTGCATCTGGTCAAACCGTCGGAGCGGGCAGGGCTGATGGCCGCCTTCTACGTCGAAAGTTATTTGGCCAATAGCCTACCGACGATTGTTGCTGGATATATGGCGCGGCGTATCGATCTGTTGACGGTCGCGAACCTATACGGAGGAGCGATCATCTTGTTGGCTCTTGCGGGACTCGGGTTGGAATTTCTGCGTTTGCGCGGAGTAAAGCCGACCGAAGAAAGTGCTGGCACCTGA
- a CDS encoding NADPH-dependent F420 reductase — translation MRIGIIGAGRMAQSIGWLAVQAGHDVMLSNSRGPQTLDETSRRIGCVAGTAYEAAEFGDVVCIAIYLQDYQTVPKAPLVRKTVLNPQNYFPHLGRIAELDRGELTTAELLARHLPESRIVKALNAILAEDLIPDARPAGAADRRALPIAGDDLEAKSIASRFLDQIGYDIVDAGLLSEGWRFERRRPVYCRPLGTCALQEMLLATSPDSRVPEGDWYAYRSRQDRHQQ, via the coding sequence ATGCGTATTGGAATCATTGGCGCTGGCCGCATGGCGCAATCGATCGGATGGCTCGCCGTACAAGCTGGACACGACGTCATGCTGAGCAATTCGAGAGGGCCGCAAACCCTGGACGAGACCAGTCGAAGAATTGGATGCGTCGCCGGCACCGCATATGAAGCCGCAGAATTCGGCGACGTGGTGTGCATCGCGATATACCTTCAGGACTATCAGACCGTGCCGAAAGCGCCTCTGGTGCGTAAGACGGTACTCAACCCTCAAAACTACTTCCCGCATCTCGGGCGCATCGCAGAACTGGATCGCGGAGAACTGACCACGGCCGAATTGCTCGCGCGGCACCTGCCGGAATCTCGAATCGTCAAGGCGCTCAACGCGATTTTGGCTGAAGATTTGATACCGGATGCGCGCCCTGCCGGTGCAGCGGATCGGCGAGCCTTGCCGATCGCCGGTGACGATCTGGAGGCGAAGTCGATCGCCTCCCGCTTCCTGGATCAAATCGGTTACGACATCGTTGATGCGGGGCTTCTCAGCGAGGGTTGGCGTTTTGAACGACGCCGCCCCGTCTATTGCAGGCCACTAGGCACATGTGCTCTGCAGGAGATGCTGCTCGCCACGTCGCCGGATTCCAGGGTGCCCGAGGGGGATTGGTACGCCTATCGCTCGCGTCAGGATCGGCACCAGCAATAA
- a CDS encoding LysR substrate-binding domain-containing protein: MSKPILDVDAVRAFVTIVDLKSFTKAAEALGTTQGAISVKLKRLETRLGHHLIERTPRWVRLSAQGAVFLNAAREFLTAHDRAAAALSSEQRHFRLGIAQHVAGPETPTLLAMLYERDPGLTIEVRLDESRDLLSAFDNSELDAVIVRQEDDHRDGEDIGPEHFGWFAAPDFYHREGEPLRLAALAPCCGVRDIATQSLDDAGIAWVEVFVGGGHAAVMAAVSAGLAVAALSCRLAPSDTVEVSRRFDLPELPSSRIMLHSKLTDQRSRDALRTIAAAYREHRASMHRTLEKQL; this comes from the coding sequence ATGAGCAAACCAATTCTCGACGTGGACGCCGTACGGGCGTTTGTGACCATCGTCGACCTTAAGAGCTTCACCAAGGCAGCGGAAGCTCTGGGGACAACGCAGGGCGCCATCAGCGTGAAGCTGAAACGCCTGGAAACGCGCTTGGGCCACCATCTGATCGAACGCACGCCGAGATGGGTACGTCTTTCGGCGCAGGGAGCCGTTTTTCTGAACGCCGCACGCGAGTTCCTTACCGCACATGATCGCGCCGCTGCGGCTCTATCGTCCGAACAACGTCATTTCAGACTGGGAATCGCTCAGCACGTGGCAGGGCCGGAAACTCCGACCTTGCTGGCCATGTTGTACGAAAGAGATCCTGGCTTGACCATCGAGGTGCGGCTCGATGAATCACGTGACCTGCTGAGCGCGTTCGACAATAGCGAACTGGATGCCGTTATCGTCCGGCAGGAAGACGACCATCGGGATGGAGAAGACATCGGACCGGAACATTTCGGCTGGTTCGCTGCCCCCGATTTCTATCATCGAGAGGGAGAGCCGCTGCGCTTGGCGGCCCTCGCCCCCTGTTGTGGCGTTCGAGACATCGCCACGCAGTCGCTCGACGATGCAGGCATCGCTTGGGTCGAAGTCTTCGTCGGAGGAGGACATGCAGCTGTCATGGCAGCCGTATCGGCTGGGCTCGCGGTCGCCGCTTTATCGTGCCGCCTCGCGCCCTCTGACACGGTCGAGGTTAGTCGGCGATTCGATCTTCCTGAATTGCCCAGTTCAAGAATCATGCTGCATTCGAAACTCACCGATCAGCGCTCGCGCGATGCCCTAAGAACAATAGCGGCGGCCTACCGGGAACACCGTGCATCAATGCATC